A window of Festucalex cinctus isolate MCC-2025b chromosome 6, RoL_Fcin_1.0, whole genome shotgun sequence contains these coding sequences:
- the synpo2b gene encoding synaptopodin 2b produces the protein MDEKGTMNNCIDGDTQDFVSESEMEPEAEDPENMDPSVPWLASDGSQGCECESSDELEFSDAERCLDTQPFSFPKSNAEYRELLDSQDSKLVLEQRSLYDLSGGEEEDSYRGEDIYPTDPRKISHSKTSPTNHHEPHSGQIPRPLSLSSSSSLGYTPEMTPASTLATDEPLRASNRQGQGTGNRRVESSEEGGSSEAPPAAVSFGISDEGAEQAEKWKSESDTDLCRRESHRARCARLGQDESQSQRQVKETKSKCKRIARLLTDAPNPQNKGALLFKKRRQRVKKYTLVSYGTGESKFNSEDQLEEAEELQETGFDFVTTSESDFGEEYSTYHRQHDFSVNWGSVQEMEVLPGTKGKGVLMFAHRRKRMDEVVSEQEHRDKGLHLKAQSETGYTAANNMYNMRKMYAHSEQGNYMNSHVHQMNQQRSLVSNRTAKPFSGVRVGPADHSMPAGAVPVRKTAESRFKVAVPIVSNLQVWSPTGDIIASRDERISVPAIRTCSLPESRRKSSNKQQQTTKQRSDPQESRAYVESEEDCFSLGAEACNFMQPRAIKLKNPPPVAPKPVINPKCPPWLRGPPSEPCIPPRSSVSQTKYFVEPQRQRRYFAQDSSEPQKLANSWEADRAQATIQTPVVGRASVRSSSQSHLQSTTNSWNKPLPRSVVSMQAHCPTFTPHHPQLSARSKQDSVPSSVASCPLKPMKPFTSKISFPKGQVFGQGSDHPDDRTMTGKGAELFPKRQSRIEKFVVGGPTANQIRCPSPTMSLPNSWRYLSNVRAPPPLSYNPIHSPFYNPPEAKKAPSTKTTMAPKSVPKHLNTLDIMKHQPYRLDSSLFHCDVVPEAKSPSAKPALPSKFELTKKLKQKSAHAHSPNISEPDFENKSEASAKSSAKSSGLGLGRSRSLSLPRPSCSTGLMSPVGAQAPRSRVSPARQHRASLPRAFYKLPTPWEAASRSLFGSVDDAFSIQSAPSPVASRVQVTGPRGALPEPPEEWKRRVSLGPPLANRVHHRVAPAYVTSAPVRMKCARDKPTAVCGPPFRPAQPIKSAGKPRII, from the exons ATGGATGAGAAAGgaactatgaataatt GTATAGATGGTGACACTCAGGACTTTGTAAGTGAATCAGAAATGGAACCAGAAGCTGAGGACCCAGAGAACATGGATCCCTCAGTCCCTTGGTTGGCCTCGGATGGTTCACAAGGATGTGAATGTGAGTCCTCTGATGAACTTGAATTCAGTGATGCAGAGAGGTGCTTGGACACACAGCCCTTTTCTTTCCCTAAGTCTAATGCGGAGTACCGAGAACTTTTAGATTCACAAGACTCCAAATTGGTTCTTGAGCAACGATCATTGTATGACCTGAGCGGGGGTGAGGAGGAAGATTCATACCGAGGAGAGGACATTTATCCTACCGACCCAAGGAAGATCTCACACAGCAAAACCTCACCAACAAATCACCATGAACCTCACAGTGGACAAATACCACGACCACTCTCActttcatcttcctcctcccttGGATACACTCCTGAAATGACCCCGGCCTCGACCCTGGCCACTGATGAGCCCCTGAGAGCCAGTAATAGGCAGGGCCAAGGGACTGGGAACAGGAGGGTTGAATCTTCAGAGGAAGGAGGGAGCAGTGAAGCACCTCCTGCTGCAGTCTCCTTTGGAATCTCAGATGAGGGTGCTGAGCAGGCAGAGAAGTGGAAGTCGGAGTCTGACACAGATCTGTGCAGACGGGAAAGCCACAGGGCAAGGTGTGCAC GGCTTGGTCAAGATGAAAGCCAATCACAAAGGCAAGTTAAGGAGACCAAGTCCAAATGTAAGCGAATTGCTCGCCTTCTGACTGATGCACCCAACCCTCAAAATAAGGGAGCCTTGCTGTTCAAAAAACGCCGGCAAAGGGTGAAGAAGTACACCCTTGTAAGTTACGGGACTGGTGAAAGTAAGTTTAACAGTGAAGACCAATTGGAAGAAGCCGAGGAACTCCAAGAGACTGGGTTTGACTTTGTCACAACCAGTGAGTCTGACTTTGGGGAGGAATACTCCACATATCATCGGCAGCATGATTTCAGTGTGAACTGGGGAAGTGTTCAAGAAATGGAAGTGTTACCTGGCACAAAAGGAAAGGGTGTTTTGATGTTTGCGCACCGTCGTAAACGTATGGATGAAGTTGTCTCAGAGCAAGAACACCGTGATAAAGGATTACATTTGAAAGCACAGTCAGAGACTGGATATACAGCAGCAAACAACATGTACAACATGAGGAAAATGTATGCTCATTCTGAACAGGGCAACTACATGAACAGCCACGTTCATCAGATGAACCAGCAAAGATCTTTGGTTTCCAACAGGACAGCAAAGCCCTTTTCAGGAGTCCGAGTTGGGCCAGCTGATCACAGCATGCCTGCTGGTGCTGTTCCAGTGAGAAAAACAGCAGAGTCAAGATTCAAAGTAGCTGTCCCTATTGTCTCAAACCTACAGGTTTGGTCCCCGACTGGAGACATCATCGCCTCAAGAGATGAGCGAATATCTGTGCCGGCAATAAGGACCTGTAGCCTTCCAGAGTCAAGGCGTAAAAGCTCTAACAAACAGCAACAGACAACCAAACAAAGATCAGACCCTCAGGAAAGCAGAGCTTATGTGGAGTCAGAGGAAGATTGCTTTAGCCTCGGTGCTGAAGCTTGTAACTTCATGCAACCCAGAGCTATTAAACTCAAGAATCCACCCCCGGTTGCACCAAAGCCTGTCATTAATCCAAAGTGTCCGCCTTGGTTAAGAGGCCCTCCTAGTGAGCCCTGTATTCCTCCGAGGAGTTCAGTTTCACAAACTAAATATTTTGTGGAACCCCAGAGACAGCGCCGTTACTTCGCTCAAGACAGCTCTGAACCTCAGAAGTTGGCCAACAGCTGGGAAGCAGATCGAGCCCAGGCAACAATTCAAACACCTGTTGTTGGCAGGGCATCGGTCAGATCCTCTTCTCAgtctcatcttcagtcaactACAAATAGCTGGAACAAACCTCTGCCAAGATCCGTTGTGAGTATGCAGGCGCACTGTCCTACGTTCACCCCACATCACCCGCAGTTATCCGCAAGAAGTAAGCAAGACAGCGTACCAAGTTCTGTCGCCTCTTGTCCACTAAAACCAATGAAACCGTTCACATCAAAAATATCATTTCCAAAAGGTCAAGTCTTTGGTCAAGGTTCTGATCACCCTGATGATCGCACCATGACGGGAAAAGGCGCAGAGTTGTTTCCCAAAAGACAATCCAGAATTGAGAAGTTTGTTGTCGGCGGTCCAACAGCAAACCAGATAAGATGCCCCTCTCCAACAATGTCCTTACCCAACTCCTGGAGATACTTATCTAATGTTCGTGCACCACCTCCTTTATCTTACAATCCAATTCACTCCCCGTTTTACAATCCACCAGAAGCGAAAAAAGCaccgtcaacaaaaactacaatGGCACCCAAATCAGTCCCAAAGCACCTCAACACTTTAGATATCATGAAACATCAGCCGTATCGTTTGGACTCATCACTGTTCCACTGCGATGTAGTTCCAGAGGCTAAAAGTCCTAGCGCTAAACCCGCTCTGCCATCAAAGTTTGAGTTGACCAAGAAACTCAAACAAAAGTCTGCCCACGCTCATTCTCCTAATATCTCTGAGCCTGattttgaaaacaagtcagagGCCTCTGCTAAGTCCTCAGCTAAGTCCTCTGGACTG GGACTTGGTAGAAGCCGCTCCCTTAGCCTTCCTAGGCCCTCCTGTTCTACTGGGCTTATGTCACCTGTTGGCGCACAGGCTCCCCGCTCACGTGTTTCCCCAGCACGACAACATCGAGCATCTCTTCCGCGAGCATTCTACAAGCTGCCCACACCTTGGGAGGCAGCATCAAGAAGCCTCTTTGGTTCAGTGGACGACGCCTTCTCTATCCAGAGCGCCCCGTCTCCCGTCGCCTCGCGCGTCCAGGTCACGGGGCCCCGCGGGGCCCTTCCTGAGCCACCAGAGGAATGGAAGCGCAGGGTGTCACTCGGTCCACCACTTGCGAATCGGGTTCACCATCGTGTGGCCCCGGCTTACGTGACCTCAGCACCCGTGAGGATGAAATGTGCACGTGACAAACCGACAGCAGTTTGCGGGCCTCCGTTTAGACCAGCCCAGCCAATTAAGTCTGCTGGTAAGCCCAGAATTATATAA